The Blautia hydrogenotrophica DSM 10507 genome window below encodes:
- a CDS encoding MBL fold metallo-hydrolase, with protein MKNLELQKSVLGSVFTNCYFLMNKETKEMIIVDPADSPELIEQKVLQMGGRPVAILLTHGHFDHILAANEVKEKYGAKLYACQEEEGMLMNPQLSLTSYKDANYVVKADVLLTDLEIFEEAGFRIQAIHTPGHTKGSCCYYIADENVLMSGDMLFYESVGRSDLPTGSTAQIVQSLHKLLKALPDETDVFPGHDCQTTIGHEKRYNPFV; from the coding sequence ATGAAAAATTTAGAGTTGCAGAAAAGTGTACTGGGTTCTGTATTTACAAACTGTTATTTTTTGATGAACAAAGAAACAAAAGAAATGATTATCGTGGACCCAGCGGATAGCCCGGAGTTAATCGAGCAGAAAGTTCTGCAGATGGGAGGAAGACCTGTGGCGATTCTCCTGACTCATGGGCATTTTGACCATATTTTGGCCGCCAATGAAGTGAAGGAAAAATATGGGGCGAAGCTTTATGCCTGTCAAGAGGAGGAGGGAATGCTGATGAATCCTCAGTTGAGTCTCACCTCCTACAAAGACGCGAATTACGTGGTGAAAGCGGATGTACTATTGACAGATCTGGAAATTTTTGAGGAGGCAGGTTTCCGCATTCAGGCAATTCACACGCCAGGGCATACGAAGGGAAGCTGCTGTTATTACATTGCAGATGAGAATGTGCTGATGAGCGGAGATATGTTGTTTTATGAGTCGGTAGGACGTTCCGATCTTCCGACAGGAAGCACTGCTCAGATCGTACAAAGCTTACATAAATTGCTGAAAGCTTTGCCGGATGAGACAGATGTCTTTCCGGGACATGACTGCCAAACGACGATAGGACATGAAAAGAGGTACAATCCCTTTGTGTAA
- the hemZ gene encoding coproporphyrinogen dehydrogenase HemZ gives MKRGTIPLCKIGVRFNEKNFEYDVYSLVKEFYPGTDVQICYGQEKGEEFTQEISVCYWENSIQIEYQDKGQSKDREEIALDCAWDRKTTKDKLKQAVYCLLKRQTGKSQPWGTLTGIRPTKLVMGMLESGMSNSEIAQFMREEYYVSPQKTALSVTIANREREILKDIDYENGYSLYIGIPFCPSICLYCSFSSYPYKQWEKRAGEYVQALKREIWAVAGMMKNRKLDTVYMGGGTPTTLPPEYLDEVLTCIEEAFPCESLHEYTVEAGRPDSLTREKLEAVRRHPVSRISVNPQTMNDKTLEVIGRRHTVRETIDAFKLARDCGFDNINMDLIVGLPGEGKEEVAHTLEEIQKLSPDSLTVHSLAVKRAARLNMFREQYQEMTFENNQEIMDMTAWCAYEMGMGPYYLYRQKNMAGNFENVGYAKVDKAGIYNILIMEEKQPIIALGAGGSTKLVFDHGRRIERVENVKDVANYIERIDEMIERKRIGITTYL, from the coding sequence ATGAAAAGAGGTACAATCCCTTTGTGTAAGATTGGTGTTCGCTTTAATGAGAAGAATTTTGAGTATGATGTATATTCTCTGGTGAAAGAATTCTATCCCGGCACTGACGTTCAGATTTGTTATGGGCAGGAGAAGGGCGAAGAATTTACCCAGGAAATTTCCGTGTGTTATTGGGAGAACAGCATTCAAATAGAGTATCAGGACAAAGGGCAATCCAAAGATCGAGAGGAGATTGCCCTTGATTGCGCCTGGGACAGAAAAACGACGAAAGATAAGCTGAAACAGGCGGTGTATTGTCTGCTGAAGCGGCAGACCGGCAAAAGTCAGCCGTGGGGAACCTTGACTGGCATCAGACCCACGAAATTGGTGATGGGGATGCTTGAGTCAGGCATGAGTAATTCGGAAATTGCACAGTTTATGAGGGAAGAGTACTACGTCAGCCCTCAAAAAACAGCCCTGAGTGTGACGATTGCCAACCGGGAGAGAGAGATTTTAAAGGATATCGACTATGAAAATGGCTACAGTTTATATATAGGAATACCGTTTTGTCCCAGCATCTGCCTGTACTGTTCCTTCAGCTCATATCCCTATAAACAGTGGGAGAAGAGAGCAGGAGAGTATGTGCAGGCCTTGAAAAGAGAGATTTGGGCGGTGGCCGGGATGATGAAAAACCGGAAGCTGGATACGGTCTATATGGGAGGCGGTACTCCCACTACACTGCCGCCGGAATATCTGGATGAAGTGCTGACTTGCATAGAAGAAGCTTTTCCGTGTGAGAGTCTTCATGAGTACACTGTGGAAGCTGGGCGTCCTGACAGTCTCACCAGGGAGAAGCTGGAAGCTGTCCGCAGACATCCGGTCAGCAGGATTTCTGTGAATCCGCAGACAATGAACGATAAGACCCTGGAGGTTATCGGAAGACGCCATACGGTTAGGGAGACCATAGACGCTTTTAAACTGGCAAGAGACTGCGGTTTTGACAATATCAATATGGATTTGATCGTGGGCCTTCCGGGGGAAGGCAAAGAAGAGGTAGCCCATACATTGGAGGAAATTCAGAAATTATCTCCAGACAGCCTAACCGTTCACTCTCTGGCGGTTAAGCGGGCGGCGAGGCTGAATATGTTCCGGGAGCAGTATCAGGAGATGACCTTTGAGAACAATCAGGAGATTATGGATATGACTGCCTGGTGTGCCTATGAGATGGGAATGGGACCGTATTATCTTTACCGCCAGAAAAATATGGCTGGAAATTTTGAGAATGTGGGATATGCAAAGGTTGACAAAGCCGGAATTTACAATATACTTATTATGGAAGAGAAGCAGCCGATCATCGCGTTGGGAGCAGGTGGCTCGACGAAATTGGTGTTTGACCATGGAAGAAGAATTGAGAGAGTGGAAAATGTAAAGGATGTGGCAAACTATATCGAGCGAATCGATGAGATGATCGAGCGAAAGAGAATTGGAATAACCACTTATCTATAA
- a CDS encoding HD-GYP domain-containing protein encodes MKTQRDDLQDRFLDISFAAELEHGIVVSNLAYDVAKELGLSEDFCYQLAIAGMVHDIGKFKLVRYIEGAEDLMAIEELRYVRMHSNLGYLVLKDQGYSQLVLESVLYHHENYDGSGCPSNLRGEEIPLGARILRVCDVYAALRSDRAYRKALDEDSIMKLMIEEIKNFDMRIFLAFQRVIHK; translated from the coding sequence GTGAAAACACAAAGAGACGATCTTCAGGACCGCTTCTTGGACATAAGTTTTGCAGCTGAGCTAGAGCATGGAATTGTCGTCAGTAACCTGGCCTATGATGTGGCAAAGGAACTTGGACTCTCTGAGGATTTTTGCTATCAGCTGGCCATAGCGGGAATGGTGCATGACATCGGTAAGTTTAAATTGGTGCGATATATTGAAGGCGCTGAGGATTTGATGGCGATTGAGGAACTTAGGTATGTGCGGATGCATTCTAACTTAGGCTATCTGGTCTTGAAAGATCAGGGGTATTCGCAGCTTGTGTTGGAGAGTGTCTTATATCACCATGAGAATTACGACGGAAGCGGATGTCCTTCTAATCTGCGGGGAGAGGAAATTCCTTTGGGAGCAAGGATTCTGAGAGTTTGCGACGTATACGCGGCCCTTCGTTCGGACCGCGCGTATCGGAAGGCTCTAGACGAGGATTCGATTATGAAATTGATGATCGAAGAAATTAAAAATTTTGATATGCGGATATTTTTGGCATTTCAAAGAGTGATACACAAATGA
- the hisS gene encoding histidine--tRNA ligase → MALKKKPTTGMKDILPREMEIRNYVMNMIRETYGTFGFSSIETPCVEHIENLCSKQGGENEKLIFKILKRGEKLKLDQAENESDLVDSGLRYDLTVPLSRYYSNNANELPAPFKALQMGNVWRADRPQRGRFRQFMQCDIDILGESTYLAEIELILATTTLLGKLDFENFTIRVNDRKLLKAMAQYSGFPEESYDTVFIILDKMDKIGLNGVAEELKREGFEPSSVETYLGLFQEITKDVEGVRYCKEKLKDVMDAKVAEDLETIITSVDAVKTAKFKMEFDPTLVRGMSYYTGPIFEIAMDEFGGSVGGGGRYDEMIGKFTGNNVCACGFSIGFERIVMLLLERGYTIPSASGRKAYLIEKNMPAVQLLEILKKAESERAQGVQVNLAIMKKNKKFQKEQLMRDGYEEFEEFYRTALK, encoded by the coding sequence ATGGCGTTAAAGAAGAAACCAACTACCGGGATGAAAGACATTTTGCCTAGAGAGATGGAAATACGAAATTATGTGATGAATATGATTCGCGAGACTTATGGGACATTTGGATTTTCCTCGATTGAGACCCCGTGTGTAGAGCATATTGAGAATCTTTGCAGCAAACAAGGCGGAGAGAATGAAAAACTGATTTTTAAAATTTTAAAACGCGGAGAGAAATTGAAATTAGATCAGGCTGAAAATGAGAGTGATCTGGTGGATAGTGGACTGCGCTATGATCTTACAGTTCCTCTCAGCCGTTATTATTCCAATAATGCTAACGAGCTTCCGGCACCTTTTAAGGCTTTGCAAATGGGGAATGTGTGGAGAGCGGACCGTCCGCAAAGAGGACGTTTTCGTCAGTTCATGCAGTGTGATATTGATATCCTGGGAGAGTCGACTTATCTGGCAGAAATCGAACTGATTTTAGCGACGACGACTCTTTTGGGGAAACTGGATTTTGAGAATTTTACGATTCGGGTCAACGACCGGAAGCTTTTAAAAGCGATGGCGCAGTACAGCGGATTTCCAGAGGAGAGCTATGACACGGTGTTCATTATCCTGGATAAGATGGACAAGATCGGTCTGAATGGTGTGGCTGAGGAACTAAAGCGGGAAGGCTTTGAACCGAGCAGTGTTGAGACTTATCTGGGACTGTTTCAGGAGATCACCAAGGATGTGGAAGGTGTACGGTACTGCAAGGAAAAATTAAAAGATGTGATGGACGCGAAGGTGGCTGAGGATTTGGAGACCATCATCACAAGCGTGGACGCGGTGAAGACGGCTAAGTTTAAGATGGAATTTGACCCGACACTTGTGCGAGGAATGTCTTATTACACAGGCCCCATCTTTGAGATTGCAATGGATGAGTTCGGAGGGTCTGTGGGCGGTGGTGGCCGATATGATGAGATGATTGGAAAATTCACCGGAAACAATGTGTGTGCATGCGGATTTTCCATTGGGTTTGAGCGCATTGTCATGTTGCTGTTAGAGAGAGGCTACACAATTCCATCGGCAAGCGGAAGAAAAGCTTATCTGATCGAGAAAAATATGCCGGCAGTACAGCTTTTGGAGATTTTGAAGAAGGCTGAGTCTGAGAGGGCTCAGGGAGTACAGGTAAATCTGGCGATTATGAAGAAAAATAAGAAATTCCAAAAAGAGCAGCTGATGAGAGATGGATATGAAGAGTTCGAGGAGTTTTATCGGACAGCTCTGAAATAA
- the aspS gene encoding aspartate--tRNA ligase, which translates to MAESMRGLHRSHRCAEVTKEMTGSEVTLMGWVQKSRNKGGIVFVDLRDRSGLIQLIFENGSIDESGFEKAGKLRSEFVIAVVGTVEARSGAVNPNMLTGEIEIRVRELRILSEAETPPFPIEENSKTKDEVRLKYRYLDLRRPDLQRNLMLRSQVATLTRQFFAQEGFLEIETPMLTKSTPEGARDYLVPSRVHQGSFYALPQSPQIFKQLLMCSGYDRYIQIARCFRDEDLRADRQPEFTQIDMELSFVDVDDVLDVNERFLAFLFKEVLGVEVSLPIQRITWQEAMDRFGSDKPDMRFGMELQDVSEVVKDCEFAVFKGALENGGSVRGINAKGQGKMPRKKIDKLVEFAKGYGAKGLAYLAVNEDGTYKSSFAKFMTEEEMGGLVKAMKGEPGDLLLFAADKNKLVYDVLGALRLELGRQMELMDKNEFRFVWVTEFPLLEWSEEEERYTAMHHPFTMLMDEDLPLLDTEPGKVRAKAYDIVLNGNEIGGGSVRIFQNDVQERMFEVLGFTKEAAYEQFGFLLNAFKYGVPPHAGLAYGLDRLVMLMAGADSIREVIAFPKVKDASCLMSEAPSAVSEAQLEELALKIAKEDISEN; encoded by the coding sequence ATGGCAGAGAGTATGCGTGGACTGCATAGAAGTCATCGCTGTGCAGAAGTGACAAAAGAGATGACAGGCAGTGAAGTCACCTTGATGGGATGGGTTCAAAAGAGCAGAAACAAAGGCGGTATTGTCTTTGTGGATTTGAGAGACCGTTCCGGTTTGATCCAGCTAATTTTTGAAAATGGAAGCATCGACGAGAGTGGTTTCGAGAAAGCAGGCAAACTGCGCAGTGAGTTTGTGATTGCTGTGGTGGGAACTGTGGAAGCCCGCTCAGGCGCGGTGAATCCCAACATGCTGACAGGTGAAATTGAGATTCGCGTCAGGGAGCTGAGAATTCTCTCAGAAGCGGAGACACCGCCGTTTCCTATCGAGGAGAACAGCAAGACCAAAGATGAGGTTCGCCTGAAATACCGTTATCTGGATTTGCGCCGTCCAGATTTACAGAGAAACTTGATGCTCAGAAGCCAGGTCGCGACTTTGACCCGTCAGTTTTTTGCCCAGGAGGGCTTTTTGGAGATTGAGACTCCGATGCTCACCAAGAGTACTCCGGAGGGAGCGAGAGATTATCTGGTGCCAAGCCGTGTACACCAGGGAAGTTTTTATGCGCTGCCGCAGTCTCCGCAGATTTTTAAACAGCTATTGATGTGTTCCGGTTATGACCGATATATTCAGATTGCCAGATGCTTCAGAGATGAAGATCTGAGAGCGGACCGTCAGCCGGAGTTTACCCAGATTGACATGGAGCTGTCTTTCGTGGATGTGGATGATGTGCTTGACGTGAATGAGAGATTTCTGGCATTTCTGTTCAAGGAAGTTCTGGGAGTGGAGGTTTCTCTGCCGATTCAGAGAATTACTTGGCAGGAGGCTATGGACCGATTTGGTTCTGACAAACCGGATATGCGTTTTGGAATGGAGCTGCAGGATGTATCTGAGGTAGTCAAGGATTGTGAGTTTGCGGTGTTCAAAGGCGCTTTGGAAAATGGCGGCAGCGTTCGTGGAATTAACGCGAAAGGCCAGGGGAAAATGCCGAGAAAGAAGATTGATAAGCTGGTAGAATTCGCGAAAGGCTATGGGGCGAAGGGACTGGCATATCTGGCTGTAAATGAGGACGGCACTTATAAATCTTCCTTTGCAAAATTCATGACAGAGGAAGAGATGGGCGGTCTGGTCAAAGCCATGAAGGGAGAACCAGGCGATCTTCTGCTGTTTGCGGCAGACAAAAATAAGCTGGTCTACGATGTTTTGGGAGCTCTCCGTCTGGAGCTGGGTAGACAGATGGAACTGATGGATAAGAATGAATTTCGCTTTGTGTGGGTGACGGAGTTCCCTCTGCTGGAATGGTCTGAGGAAGAAGAACGCTATACAGCGATGCACCATCCATTTACCATGCTGATGGATGAAGATCTTCCTCTGCTGGATACGGAACCTGGCAAAGTAAGAGCGAAGGCTTATGATATCGTATTGAACGGAAATGAGATCGGCGGCGGAAGTGTGAGAATTTTCCAGAACGACGTCCAGGAGAGAATGTTTGAAGTCTTGGGCTTTACGAAAGAGGCAGCCTATGAACAGTTTGGTTTCCTTCTGAACGCGTTTAAATATGGTGTTCCGCCTCATGCGGGACTGGCTTACGGTTTGGACCGTCTGGTAATGCTGATGGCCGGGGCAGATTCCATCCGAGAGGTCATTGCGTTTCCTAAGGTAAAAGATGCCTCCTGTCTGATGTCTGAGGCACCAAGCGCGGTGAGTGAAGCACAGCTAGAAGAGTTGGCACTAAAGATCGCAAAAGAAGATATTTCTGAGAATTGA
- a CDS encoding efflux RND transporter periplasmic adaptor subunit, translated as MNRKRIAAVGGIAAAVCLVVGAGIFFWMRSERSSDKAEVYVSTVSSLTETASGAENRYAGVVEPQKTVKIKLESKRKVKDVKVSEGQSVKTGDVLFEYDMSSNEDDLAEAQLDLERLQNEALSLKEQMETYEKEKQEAQEEESQLSYTIQIQTAKMDLKKNEYNQKSKQAEIEKLQRESTQTKVTSEIDGIIKKIDSSQIGDGTGEASEMEDGSVDGTSDSQAFITILSTGSYRVKGTVNEQNVQSIVQGAPVIIRSRVDEEQTWKGVMGSVDMKNPVKNDSAMMVDTMDGNDTSQTASSSYPFYVEMDSSEGLMLGQHVYIEMDYGQTDARDGLWLDEYYIVDPEGAPYVWAADEDDRLEKRSVTLGGYDEELGKYEIKKGLSKKDCIAFPTDDLKEGMLTAINDEAQIPTDSGQGQQEGSRSEPEILEEDVQSSPQEDVIEENVIEEDVGMDEVIEESAGNEVIEEDAGVDADINDDYDSGDSGEELQEGQILEEVDGPPTEGE; from the coding sequence ATGAATAGAAAACGAATTGCTGCCGTGGGTGGAATTGCTGCTGCGGTTTGTCTTGTGGTGGGGGCAGGGATCTTTTTTTGGATGAGAAGCGAAAGGTCATCAGATAAGGCTGAGGTCTATGTCTCTACAGTGAGCTCTTTGACAGAGACGGCTTCGGGAGCGGAGAACCGCTACGCTGGAGTGGTGGAACCACAGAAAACAGTAAAAATCAAGTTGGAGAGCAAACGAAAGGTAAAAGATGTAAAAGTATCAGAAGGACAGAGTGTAAAAACTGGGGATGTGTTGTTTGAGTATGATATGAGTAGCAACGAGGATGATCTGGCGGAAGCACAGTTAGATTTGGAGCGTCTCCAAAATGAAGCTCTGAGCCTGAAAGAGCAGATGGAGACTTATGAGAAAGAAAAGCAGGAGGCCCAGGAAGAGGAGAGTCAGCTTTCCTATACCATTCAGATTCAGACAGCCAAGATGGATTTGAAGAAAAATGAATATAATCAGAAAAGCAAGCAGGCAGAGATCGAGAAGTTGCAAAGAGAGTCCACACAGACAAAAGTGACCAGCGAGATTGATGGAATTATCAAAAAAATTGACAGCAGTCAGATTGGTGATGGAACTGGTGAGGCCAGTGAGATGGAGGACGGCAGCGTGGATGGAACTTCGGATTCTCAGGCGTTTATCACAATTTTGAGCACAGGTTCTTATCGGGTCAAGGGCACGGTAAATGAGCAGAACGTACAGAGTATTGTACAAGGGGCCCCGGTAATCATACGCTCTAGAGTAGATGAAGAACAGACCTGGAAAGGTGTGATGGGTTCGGTGGATATGAAAAATCCTGTAAAAAATGATTCCGCGATGATGGTAGATACGATGGACGGCAATGACACCTCCCAGACAGCTTCTTCCAGCTATCCGTTCTATGTGGAGATGGACAGCAGTGAGGGCCTGATGCTGGGACAGCACGTATATATCGAGATGGATTACGGGCAGACGGATGCGAGAGATGGTCTGTGGCTGGATGAGTATTATATCGTTGACCCTGAAGGGGCTCCCTATGTCTGGGCGGCCGATGAAGACGACCGTCTGGAAAAACGCAGCGTTACCTTGGGTGGGTACGATGAGGAGCTGGGAAAATACGAGATCAAAAAAGGACTCAGCAAAAAAGACTGCATTGCATTTCCAACAGATGATCTGAAAGAGGGAATGCTCACCGCGATCAACGATGAGGCTCAGATTCCGACGGACAGCGGGCAGGGGCAGCAGGAAGGCTCGAGAAGTGAGCCGGAGATACTGGAAGAGGATGTGCAGAGCTCTCCTCAGGAAGATGTGATAGAAGAGAATGTCATAGAGGAAGATGTGGGAATGGATGAAGTGATAGAAGAAAGCGCTGGGAATGAAGTGATAGAGGAGGATGCCGGCGTTGACGCAGATATCAACGATGATTATGACAGTGGTGACTCAGGGGAGGAGCTGCAGGAAGGACAAATCTTAGAGGAAGTAGATGGACCGCCGACGGAAGGAGAATAA
- a CDS encoding ABC transporter ATP-binding protein encodes MILELREIYKDYQQGKLVVPVLKHVNFSMEEGEYTAIMGPSGSGKTTMMNIIGCLDKATSGDFYLDGQDINKCTENEMSDIRLHKIGFVFQSFHLLPKQTALENVEMPLTYAKVPKKERREKALRALERVGLADRVDFRPNQLSGGQMQRVAIARAIVNSPKLLLADEPTGALDTKSGEQVMELFQSLNKEGVTVLMITHDPEIASFAKRVVTIRDGVLSEKGGIG; translated from the coding sequence ATGATTTTGGAACTGAGAGAGATCTATAAAGATTATCAGCAAGGAAAGCTGGTTGTGCCTGTCTTAAAGCATGTGAATTTTTCCATGGAGGAAGGGGAATACACCGCTATCATGGGCCCATCCGGTTCCGGAAAAACGACTATGATGAACATTATAGGCTGTCTGGACAAGGCGACATCAGGAGATTTTTATTTGGATGGACAGGATATCAACAAATGTACGGAAAATGAGATGTCGGATATCCGTCTTCACAAGATTGGCTTTGTATTTCAAAGCTTTCATCTGCTGCCAAAACAGACTGCTTTGGAAAATGTGGAGATGCCTCTGACTTACGCAAAGGTTCCGAAAAAGGAACGCAGGGAAAAAGCTTTGCGGGCTTTGGAAAGAGTGGGATTGGCAGATCGTGTGGACTTTCGGCCTAATCAGCTTTCAGGAGGGCAGATGCAAAGAGTGGCGATTGCCAGAGCGATCGTGAACAGTCCTAAATTGTTGTTGGCAGATGAACCTACAGGAGCGCTGGACACGAAGTCCGGCGAACAGGTTATGGAATTGTTCCAGAGTTTGAACAAAGAGGGGGTAACGGTGTTGATGATAACTCATGATCCGGAGATCGCTTCTTTTGCAAAGCGGGTGGTGACAATCCGAGACGGAGTGCTCAGTGAGAAGGGAGGAATAGGATGA
- a CDS encoding biotin/lipoyl-binding protein, whose product MTRKKKGILLVSVLLVICLLTSAVAVVAKKANESVVTVIPVESIYMESYVESTNVEGNVATSATQKVKVAKDTTIEQVYVKQGDRVHKGEKLVTFDMTLTELELSIAQLTKKSQELQLDKAKKSLTNLENGGPIEEEEYNADDIDAQQEEMKDDEVIEEDGSEVIEETDASASYGEPVELLTASWGNPLFAMIEKMDASQETEEESEFSDTGTPEPTQEPEEDENPTEEPELTETPSPELTEKPSITPIPEDSQETEIRRPKVDAGEAEMITKLTADTVAFSGDGTQENPYTYICKSGVEEVTVTKGFLNLMMGYSPGGKEKYEEVTPYHFQIIFYSEGDLKVLHVNSAERFKEIEFPLSKDSEDPQVVFQKTEGQDGDENDFSAIGDIFADDEETDVYEDPGYVEDEGGIEEEPSGMTREEAIKSKKSEIKNLELDIKESAIKISKLEKKLENRTVTSKVDGTVAKMGDPETGTYTGNSFMEIVSDQGLYIKGAVSELLLEEFQEGMTINGSSYETGNVFQAKVTDVADYPEDSIQYSYGNPNVSYYPFIAEVEGDVDLGTDEYISLSFESSSGENQMSVIKAFVRTENGQSYVMIDDDGKLKKQYVNVGVSTDGYSIPVKSGLSMEDKIAFPYGKGVKEGAKTQEGTIDDIYGY is encoded by the coding sequence ATGACCAGAAAGAAAAAGGGAATTCTCCTGGTATCGGTACTGCTGGTGATCTGCCTTTTGACAAGTGCTGTGGCCGTGGTCGCAAAGAAGGCGAATGAGAGTGTGGTTACGGTTATCCCAGTGGAGAGCATTTATATGGAGAGCTACGTGGAATCCACGAATGTGGAGGGAAATGTGGCTACGTCTGCAACTCAGAAAGTGAAGGTGGCAAAGGATACCACGATCGAGCAGGTTTATGTAAAGCAGGGAGACCGAGTGCATAAAGGAGAGAAACTTGTCACATTCGATATGACGCTGACAGAGCTGGAGTTGTCTATCGCTCAGCTCACAAAAAAGAGTCAGGAGCTTCAGTTGGATAAGGCCAAGAAATCTTTGACAAATCTGGAAAATGGAGGGCCTATTGAGGAGGAAGAATATAATGCGGACGATATTGACGCGCAGCAAGAAGAAATGAAGGACGATGAGGTCATAGAAGAAGACGGCAGTGAAGTGATTGAAGAGACGGATGCGAGCGCTTCCTATGGAGAGCCGGTCGAGCTGCTGACTGCGTCCTGGGGAAATCCCTTATTTGCGATGATAGAAAAAATGGATGCCTCACAAGAAACAGAGGAAGAATCGGAATTTTCTGATACAGGAACACCGGAACCGACCCAGGAACCGGAGGAGGATGAAAACCCCACAGAAGAGCCGGAGCTGACCGAAACGCCTTCACCGGAGCTCACTGAGAAACCGTCAATCACACCGATACCGGAGGATTCCCAGGAGACAGAAATTAGAAGGCCAAAGGTGGATGCCGGGGAAGCCGAGATGATTACGAAGCTGACGGCGGACACGGTGGCTTTTTCAGGGGATGGGACGCAGGAAAACCCATATACATATATTTGTAAGAGTGGAGTTGAGGAAGTGACTGTTACCAAGGGCTTTTTGAATTTGATGATGGGATACAGCCCGGGGGGAAAGGAAAAATATGAGGAGGTGACTCCTTATCACTTTCAGATTATCTTTTATTCAGAAGGTGACTTAAAGGTGCTCCACGTGAATTCTGCTGAAAGGTTTAAAGAGATTGAGTTTCCGCTGAGTAAAGATTCTGAAGATCCTCAGGTGGTGTTTCAAAAGACAGAAGGGCAAGATGGGGATGAAAATGATTTTTCGGCGATCGGTGATATTTTTGCTGATGATGAGGAAACAGATGTCTACGAAGACCCCGGTTATGTGGAAGATGAGGGCGGCATTGAGGAAGAGCCTTCGGGGATGACCAGGGAAGAGGCAATCAAGAGTAAGAAAAGTGAGATTAAAAATTTAGAACTGGATATCAAGGAAAGCGCGATCAAAATTTCCAAGCTAGAGAAGAAGTTAGAGAACCGCACGGTGACCAGTAAAGTAGATGGGACGGTTGCGAAGATGGGAGATCCCGAGACGGGGACATACACGGGAAATTCTTTTATGGAGATTGTAAGTGATCAGGGGCTGTACATCAAAGGAGCAGTGAGTGAGCTGTTGTTGGAGGAATTTCAGGAAGGAATGACGATCAATGGCTCTTCCTACGAGACTGGAAATGTTTTTCAGGCAAAGGTGACAGATGTGGCAGACTATCCGGAAGACTCTATTCAATACAGTTATGGAAATCCAAATGTGTCTTACTATCCCTTTATTGCTGAGGTGGAAGGGGATGTGGACTTAGGAACGGATGAATATATAAGCCTTTCCTTTGAGAGTTCATCTGGTGAAAATCAGATGAGTGTGATCAAAGCTTTTGTGCGCACGGAAAATGGACAAAGCTATGTGATGATTGATGACGATGGGAAGCTGAAAAAACAGTATGTGAACGTGGGTGTCAGTACAGATGGATACAGTATCCCAGTAAAAAGTGGGTTATCTATGGAAGATAAGATTGCTTTTCCCTATGGAAAAGGTGTCAAAGAAGGGGCGAAGACACAGGAAGGAACAATCGATGATATCTATGGGTACTAA